A window of the Agromyces mariniharenae genome harbors these coding sequences:
- a CDS encoding M20/M25/M40 family metallo-hydrolase — translation MDHRTRNSLRVGAIAASAAVCATLAVAGPAQAAVVTDTSALRTAVTLDGVKSHLAAFQAIADANGGNRAAGTPGHAASLAYVKQQLEGAGYATKVQSFSYERTDFTGTSMSQVSPNPDTYTLGVDYFPMDFTGGGNLVDVHVTAVDVNLGGDRASTSGCEATDFGTFPAGDIALIQRGSCDFAVKAQNALDAGAVGVIVFNQGNDVPGDDRFGLFGGTLGSIVDENLPVVSAPFELGAEWVNTPDLHLSLSVQITVVPVTTQNIWADTAGRTDRTVVVGGHLDSVGEGPGINDNGSGTAAILETAIQMSELGIDPENRVRFAFWSGEEDGLIGSSHYVSQLSAKEIKGTALNLNFDMIGSPNPVNFVYDGDGNALGVSGPNGSGTIEGVFNDFFASQGEPTEPTDFDGRSDYFGFIEAGIPAGGLFTGAEGIKSAQQAATFGGTAGVAYDPCYHAACDDIDNLDDDTLALMSDAVAHSTLVFAETTSAVNGTGKGKAVGQFDPSFKGHQALR, via the coding sequence GTGGATCACCGAACCCGAAACTCCCTGCGTGTCGGCGCCATCGCGGCGTCGGCAGCCGTCTGTGCGACGCTCGCCGTCGCCGGCCCCGCCCAGGCCGCTGTCGTCACCGACACGTCGGCGTTGCGCACCGCGGTCACGCTCGATGGCGTGAAGTCGCACCTCGCGGCGTTCCAGGCGATCGCTGATGCGAACGGCGGCAACCGTGCGGCCGGCACGCCCGGCCACGCGGCCTCACTCGCCTACGTCAAGCAGCAGCTCGAAGGCGCGGGCTATGCGACGAAGGTCCAGTCGTTCAGCTACGAGCGCACGGACTTCACCGGGACCTCCATGTCGCAGGTGTCGCCGAACCCCGACACCTACACGCTCGGCGTCGACTACTTCCCGATGGACTTCACCGGCGGCGGCAACCTGGTTGACGTGCACGTGACCGCCGTGGACGTCAACCTCGGCGGCGACCGGGCCTCCACCAGCGGCTGCGAGGCGACCGATTTCGGCACCTTCCCCGCGGGCGACATCGCGCTCATCCAGCGCGGGTCGTGCGACTTCGCCGTGAAGGCGCAGAATGCCCTCGACGCGGGAGCCGTCGGCGTGATCGTGTTCAACCAGGGCAACGACGTCCCGGGTGACGACCGGTTCGGCCTGTTCGGCGGCACGCTCGGCTCGATCGTCGACGAGAACCTCCCGGTCGTCAGCGCGCCGTTCGAACTCGGCGCGGAGTGGGTGAACACCCCCGACCTGCACCTGAGCCTCAGCGTGCAGATCACCGTGGTGCCGGTCACGACGCAGAACATCTGGGCCGACACCGCTGGCCGCACCGACCGTACGGTCGTCGTCGGCGGCCACCTGGATTCCGTCGGCGAGGGACCCGGCATCAACGACAACGGTTCCGGGACCGCGGCCATCCTCGAGACGGCGATCCAGATGTCCGAACTCGGCATCGATCCCGAGAACCGCGTGCGGTTCGCGTTCTGGAGCGGCGAGGAGGACGGCCTCATCGGGTCGAGCCACTACGTCTCGCAGCTGTCGGCGAAGGAGATCAAGGGCACGGCCCTCAACCTCAACTTCGACATGATCGGCTCGCCGAACCCCGTCAACTTCGTGTACGACGGCGACGGGAACGCGCTCGGCGTCTCGGGCCCGAACGGCTCGGGAACGATCGAGGGGGTCTTCAACGACTTCTTCGCCTCGCAGGGCGAGCCGACGGAGCCGACCGACTTCGACGGCCGCAGCGACTACTTCGGCTTCATCGAGGCGGGCATCCCGGCGGGCGGCCTGTTCACGGGCGCCGAGGGCATCAAGTCGGCCCAGCAGGCGGCGACCTTCGGCGGGACGGCAGGCGTCGCCTACGACCCGTGCTACCACGCCGCGTGCGACGACATCGACAACCTCGATGACGACACGCTCGCCCTGATGTCCGACGCCGTCGCCCACTCGACCCTCGTCTTCGCCGAGACGACCTCCGCGGTCAACGGCACCGGCAAGGGCAAGGCCGTGGGGCAGTTCGACCCGTCGTTCAAGGGACACCAGGCACTCCGCTAG
- the cydC gene encoding thiol reductant ABC exporter subunit CydC, protein MPDPTRAVLRSAVPPPRRLALAVLLGLASAASSVALLACSAWLIARAAEQPPVLYLSLAVVGVRAFALGRAVFRYLERLVGHDASFRQLAAIRAGVYERMLPLAPDGLASSRRGDLLARFVDDVDELQNVALRAVQPLVSAVLVLALAIAGVALLAPESAVAVLACLVVGIGLTLLVQRRAAVRAERTLAPLRGELQAAIVEHVQALDVLVAFDAAEAGRRRIDAIGARLARATRSRAAATGAASALTSAIGGFAVAASLAAAAPLLEGGRIDGPTFAVLCLVPLAIAEVAGAIPLATSALRLARTSAARVAHAVPATVPAEIPVPPAVPAPPPAVEPAPAVELRGIRARWPEVSDEDAASVERPAALDGLDLAIAPGERVLVRGESGAGKTTLAHVLVRFLGYEGSYRLGGVEASELESAAVRRIVGLVEQRPWLFDEDVRQNLLFARDTATDADLLDVLDRVGLREWVEQRGGLDARVGERGTLVSGGQAQRIALARAMLADFPVLVLDEPTASVDPARADALLRDLADAAGRTGRTVVLISHTGAPEGLVDRTITLEAGAAIGGVRSGT, encoded by the coding sequence ATGCCTGATCCCACCCGCGCCGTGCTCCGCAGCGCCGTGCCGCCCCCGCGACGACTCGCCCTCGCCGTGCTCCTCGGCCTCGCCTCGGCCGCGTCGAGCGTCGCACTCCTCGCGTGCTCGGCGTGGCTCATCGCCCGCGCCGCCGAGCAGCCGCCCGTGCTCTACCTCTCGCTCGCCGTGGTGGGCGTGCGCGCGTTCGCCCTCGGCCGCGCCGTGTTCCGGTACCTCGAGCGGCTCGTCGGGCACGATGCATCCTTCCGACAGCTCGCCGCGATCCGCGCGGGCGTCTACGAGCGGATGCTGCCGCTCGCTCCCGACGGACTGGCGTCGAGCCGGCGCGGGGACCTCCTCGCCCGGTTCGTCGACGACGTCGACGAGTTGCAGAACGTCGCGCTCCGAGCGGTGCAGCCGCTCGTCAGCGCCGTGCTCGTGCTGGCACTCGCGATCGCGGGCGTCGCGCTGCTCGCCCCCGAGTCCGCCGTCGCCGTGCTCGCGTGCCTCGTGGTCGGCATCGGCCTGACGCTGCTCGTGCAGCGCCGCGCCGCCGTGCGCGCCGAGCGCACACTCGCGCCGCTCCGCGGCGAGCTCCAGGCGGCGATCGTCGAGCACGTGCAGGCGCTCGACGTGCTCGTCGCCTTCGACGCCGCCGAGGCCGGACGGCGCCGGATCGACGCGATCGGGGCCCGCCTCGCCCGGGCGACGAGGTCCCGCGCCGCCGCGACGGGTGCGGCATCCGCCCTCACGTCGGCGATCGGCGGGTTCGCCGTGGCCGCGAGCCTGGCCGCGGCGGCGCCGCTGCTCGAGGGCGGCCGCATCGACGGACCCACGTTCGCCGTCCTCTGCCTGGTGCCGCTCGCGATCGCCGAGGTCGCCGGGGCGATCCCGCTGGCCACGAGCGCCCTCCGGCTCGCACGCACGAGCGCCGCACGCGTCGCGCACGCGGTGCCGGCCACGGTTCCCGCGGAGATCCCGGTGCCGCCGGCGGTGCCCGCCCCGCCACCCGCGGTCGAGCCGGCGCCCGCGGTCGAGCTCCGTGGCATCCGAGCGCGGTGGCCGGAGGTGTCCGACGAGGACGCGGCATCCGTCGAACGCCCGGCGGCGCTGGACGGCCTCGACCTCGCGATCGCGCCCGGTGAACGCGTCCTCGTGCGCGGCGAGTCGGGGGCGGGCAAGACGACGCTCGCGCACGTGCTCGTGCGGTTCCTCGGCTACGAGGGCTCGTACCGGCTCGGCGGCGTCGAGGCATCCGAGCTCGAGTCGGCCGCGGTGCGACGGATCGTCGGCCTCGTCGAGCAGCGGCCGTGGCTGTTCGACGAGGACGTGCGGCAGAACCTGCTGTTCGCCCGCGACACCGCGACCGACGCCGACCTCCTCGACGTGCTCGACCGCGTCGGCCTGCGCGAGTGGGTCGAGCAGCGCGGCGGGCTCGACGCTCGGGTGGGGGAGCGCGGGACGCTCGTCTCGGGCGGCCAGGCCCAGCGCATCGCGCTCGCGCGGGCGATGCTCGCCGACTTCCCGGTGCTCGTGCTCGACGAGCCCACCGCGAGCGTCGACCCGGCGCGCGCCGACGCCCTGCTTCGTGATCTCGCGGATGCCGCAGGCCGCACGGGTCGCACCGTCGTGCTCATCTCCCACACGGGTGCGCCCGAGGGGCTCGTCGACCGCACGATCACGCTCGAGGCGGGGGCGGCGATCGGCGGCGTGCGAAGCGGAACCTGA
- the cydD gene encoding thiol reductant ABC exporter subunit CydD, protein MKPLDPRLVRRSHAARWFLVAGAALAVVQAAAVIAFAWSLASLVAGLIDGMRMPQAWPLVALLLVAASARAGAAWLWDVVGSAGATRVKAELRADLLRAIEDRPGGVPGFPTARIATLLGPGLDALDEYFGRYLPQLVLTVIATPAFIVAAWLADPLSGLILVIVLPLIPIFMALIGMATAAVQRRQWDSLAALSRGFLEVVGGLSTLVVFGRTERQTTRIRRITDEYRRGTMRVLRITFLSGFTLELAASLSVALVAVSIGLRLVGGDMTLLPGLFVLVLAPEVFLPLRNVGAAFHSSSAGVTASADAFDVLAAAEGAQAARGAHAGAGDRAVSAAEAADGTDTDAAGLVIRDLRVRRGDRVVLDGFDLQARPGDVIAITGESGSGKSSIFAALLGFAGADGAVRLDGRTLASGDRSSIAWAGQTPALVAGTVADNVRLGDEHADPALLARALDLAGVDLPPEQRLGPSGGGLSGGQAQRVATARAIHRLLARDARLLLLDEPGSAQDPEREARLAGRLRELAADGRVVLVTTHRSTLAEAADRTIDLAVVHA, encoded by the coding sequence GTGAAGCCGCTCGATCCCCGACTCGTCCGCCGCTCGCACGCGGCGCGATGGTTCCTCGTCGCCGGCGCGGCCCTCGCGGTCGTGCAGGCGGCGGCGGTCATCGCGTTCGCGTGGTCGCTCGCGTCGCTCGTCGCGGGACTCATCGACGGCATGCGGATGCCGCAGGCGTGGCCGCTCGTCGCCCTGCTGCTCGTCGCGGCATCCGCTCGTGCCGGTGCCGCGTGGCTCTGGGACGTGGTGGGCTCGGCCGGCGCCACGCGCGTGAAGGCGGAGCTGCGCGCCGACCTGCTGCGCGCGATCGAGGACCGCCCGGGCGGCGTGCCGGGCTTCCCGACGGCGCGCATCGCGACGCTGCTCGGCCCGGGGCTCGACGCGCTCGACGAGTACTTCGGGCGATACCTGCCGCAGCTGGTGCTCACCGTGATCGCGACGCCCGCGTTCATCGTGGCGGCATGGCTCGCCGACCCGCTCTCGGGGCTCATCCTCGTGATCGTGCTGCCGCTCATCCCGATCTTCATGGCGCTCATCGGCATGGCGACGGCAGCGGTGCAGCGGCGGCAGTGGGACAGCCTCGCGGCCCTCTCCCGCGGATTCCTCGAGGTCGTCGGCGGGCTCTCGACGCTCGTCGTGTTCGGCCGCACCGAGCGGCAGACCACCCGCATTCGCCGCATCACCGACGAGTACCGCCGGGGCACCATGAGGGTGCTGCGGATCACGTTCCTCTCGGGGTTCACGCTCGAGCTCGCGGCGAGCCTCTCGGTCGCGCTCGTCGCCGTCTCGATCGGCCTGCGGCTCGTCGGGGGCGACATGACGCTGCTGCCCGGGCTCTTCGTGCTCGTGCTCGCGCCCGAGGTGTTCCTGCCGCTGCGGAACGTCGGCGCGGCGTTCCACTCGTCGTCGGCGGGCGTGACGGCGTCGGCCGACGCGTTCGACGTGCTCGCGGCGGCGGAGGGGGCGCAGGCGGCGCGTGGTGCACACGCAGGTGCGGGCGACCGAGCGGTGTCGGCGGCTGAGGCCGCCGACGGCACTGACACGGATGCCGCGGGCCTCGTCATCCGCGACCTGCGCGTGCGGCGGGGCGACCGTGTCGTGCTCGACGGGTTCGACCTCCAGGCGCGGCCGGGCGACGTCATCGCGATCACGGGGGAGAGCGGCTCGGGCAAGTCGAGCATCTTCGCCGCGCTGCTCGGGTTCGCCGGTGCGGACGGCGCGGTGCGGCTCGACGGGCGGACGCTCGCGTCCGGCGACCGGTCATCGATCGCGTGGGCGGGCCAGACCCCGGCGCTCGTGGCGGGCACGGTGGCCGACAACGTGCGGCTGGGCGACGAGCACGCCGATCCGGCGCTGCTCGCCCGCGCCCTCGACCTCGCCGGCGTCGACCTCCCGCCGGAGCAGCGCCTCGGCCCGAGCGGCGGCGGCCTGTCGGGCGGGCAGGCGCAGCGCGTCGCCACCGCGCGCGCCATCCACCGATTGCTCGCGCGGGACGCGCGACTCCTGCTCCTCGACGAGCCGGGCTCGGCGCAGGACCCCGAGCGCGAGGCCCGCCTCGCCGGGCGTCTGCGCGAGCTGGCGGCCGACGGACGCGTCGTGCTCGTCACCACCCACCGGTCAACCCTCGCCGAGGCCGCGGACCGCACGATCGACCTGGCGGTGGTGCATGCCTGA
- the cydB gene encoding cytochrome d ubiquinol oxidase subunit II, with product MDLAQLWFWIVAFLFVGYFVLDGFDFGVGMSLPFLGRDDTDRRVLINTIGPVWDLNETWVIVAGASLFAAFPEWYATLFSGFYLALLLILLALIARGVSFEYRHQRPESRWKRWFDGMIVVGSAVPALLWGVAFANIVQGVPLDADHNYTGTLFDLLNPYALLGGLTTLLLFFTHGVVFVSLKTEGEIRERARRLATRAGVLTIVVAALFLLWTGLAFGTLWFWILAGVAAVALIGGWLANLRGAEGIAFTLLAITVATAVLALFAALFPDVMPASNDPANSLTIENASSSAYTLTVMSWVAVVFLPLVLAYQGWTYWVFRKRVTRASIEAAAH from the coding sequence ATGGATCTCGCACAACTCTGGTTCTGGATCGTCGCGTTCCTCTTCGTGGGCTACTTCGTGCTCGACGGGTTCGACTTCGGCGTCGGGATGTCGCTGCCGTTCCTCGGCAGGGACGACACCGATCGCCGCGTGCTCATCAACACGATCGGCCCCGTGTGGGACCTCAACGAGACCTGGGTCATCGTGGCGGGCGCGTCGCTGTTCGCGGCGTTCCCCGAGTGGTACGCGACCCTCTTCTCGGGGTTCTACCTCGCGCTGCTGCTCATCCTGCTCGCGCTCATCGCCCGCGGCGTGTCGTTCGAGTACCGGCACCAGCGGCCCGAGTCGAGGTGGAAGCGCTGGTTCGACGGCATGATCGTCGTCGGCTCCGCCGTGCCCGCGCTGCTCTGGGGCGTCGCGTTCGCGAACATCGTGCAGGGGGTGCCGCTCGACGCCGACCACAACTACACGGGCACGCTGTTCGACCTGCTCAACCCGTACGCGCTGCTCGGCGGGCTCACGACGCTCCTGCTGTTCTTCACCCACGGGGTCGTGTTCGTCTCACTGAAGACGGAGGGCGAGATCCGCGAGCGGGCGCGCCGGCTCGCGACGCGCGCGGGCGTCCTCACGATCGTCGTCGCTGCGCTGTTCCTGCTCTGGACGGGCCTCGCGTTCGGGACCCTCTGGTTCTGGATCCTCGCGGGTGTCGCTGCGGTCGCCCTCATCGGCGGCTGGCTCGCGAACCTGCGCGGAGCCGAGGGCATCGCGTTCACGTTGCTCGCGATCACGGTCGCGACGGCCGTGCTCGCACTCTTCGCCGCGCTGTTCCCCGACGTGATGCCCGCCTCGAACGACCCGGCGAACAGCCTCACGATCGAGAACGCCTCGAGCTCGGCGTACACGCTCACGGTCATGAGCTGGGTGGCCGTGGTGTTCCTGCCGCTCGTGCTCGCCTACCAGGGCTGGACGTACTGGGTGTTCCGCAAGCGCGTGACGCGCGCCTCCATCGAGGCCGCAGCGCACTGA
- a CDS encoding cytochrome ubiquinol oxidase subunit I: protein MNELLDPLLLARWQFGLTTVYHFLFVPITIGLATTTAVFQTAWYRTGKAEYLRITRFFGTIFLINFAMGVVTGIVQEFQFGMNWSEYSRFVGDVFGAPLALEGLLAFFFEATFIGLWIFGWDKLPRGLHLATIWATAIGSILSAYFIIAANAFMQNPVGYEMNAEKGRAELVDIGALLTNPVALAAFPHTIAASFMVSSGLVISAAAWHLARNQHLDTMRPALKFGLWTMVGAGILTTFFGDQLSLAMVATQPMKMAAAEATYDTVCGADASFSLFTLGTPDGTSELFSIRVPYLLSLLSTHSFDGCVEGINDLQSQYTALYGPGDYAPIIWVTYWSFRWMIGLGMLHVLIALVGLWVTRKGRMPKQAWVWKVAIWSFPLSLAAMIVGWIFTEMGRQPWIVFSLLWTESAVSPNVTGLDVLISLVAFTLIYGALAVVEVRLVIRAIKKGPPEVGEPHPETGRVEPATTVY from the coding sequence GTGAACGAACTGCTCGACCCGTTGCTGCTCGCCAGGTGGCAGTTCGGCCTCACCACCGTCTACCACTTCCTCTTCGTCCCGATCACGATCGGACTCGCGACCACCACCGCGGTGTTCCAGACCGCGTGGTACCGCACCGGCAAGGCCGAGTACCTGCGCATCACGCGCTTCTTCGGCACGATCTTCCTCATCAACTTCGCCATGGGCGTGGTCACGGGCATCGTGCAGGAGTTCCAGTTCGGCATGAACTGGTCGGAGTACTCCCGCTTCGTGGGCGACGTGTTCGGCGCCCCGCTCGCGCTCGAGGGCCTGCTCGCCTTCTTCTTCGAGGCGACGTTCATCGGCCTCTGGATCTTCGGCTGGGACAAGCTGCCGCGGGGGCTCCACCTCGCCACCATCTGGGCGACCGCGATCGGCAGCATCCTCTCGGCGTACTTCATCATCGCGGCGAACGCGTTCATGCAGAACCCGGTCGGCTACGAGATGAACGCCGAGAAGGGGCGCGCCGAGCTCGTCGACATCGGTGCGCTGCTGACCAACCCGGTCGCACTCGCCGCGTTCCCGCACACCATCGCGGCGTCGTTCATGGTGTCGTCGGGCCTCGTGATCAGCGCCGCGGCCTGGCACCTCGCCCGCAACCAGCACCTCGACACCATGCGGCCCGCGCTGAAGTTCGGCCTCTGGACGATGGTGGGCGCCGGCATCCTCACGACGTTCTTCGGCGACCAGTTGAGCCTCGCGATGGTGGCGACGCAGCCGATGAAGATGGCCGCGGCCGAGGCCACCTACGACACGGTCTGCGGTGCGGATGCCTCGTTCTCGCTGTTCACCCTCGGCACGCCCGACGGCACGTCGGAGCTGTTCTCGATCCGGGTGCCGTACCTGCTCTCCCTGCTGTCGACGCACAGCTTCGACGGCTGCGTCGAGGGCATCAACGACCTGCAGTCCCAGTACACGGCGCTCTACGGTCCCGGCGACTACGCCCCGATCATCTGGGTCACCTACTGGTCGTTCCGCTGGATGATCGGCCTCGGGATGCTGCACGTGCTCATCGCGCTCGTCGGACTGTGGGTCACCCGCAAGGGGCGCATGCCGAAGCAGGCGTGGGTCTGGAAGGTCGCGATCTGGAGCTTCCCGCTGTCGCTCGCCGCGATGATCGTCGGCTGGATCTTCACGGAGATGGGCCGGCAGCCGTGGATCGTGTTCAGCCTGCTCTGGACGGAATCGGCGGTATCGCCCAACGTCACCGGGCTCGACGTGCTCATCTCGCTCGTCGCGTTCACGCTGATCTACGGCGCACTGGCGGTGGTCGAGGTGCGCCTCGTGATCCGCGCCATCAAGAAGGGACCGCCCGAGGTGGGCGAGCCCCACCCCGAGACCGGCCGGGTCGAGCCCGCGACCACGGTGTACTAG
- a CDS encoding BlaI/MecI/CopY family transcriptional regulator has protein sequence MASLGELERSVMEVLWTTDGALTANELRDALAVRDEPGRTVATTTVLTVLSRLERKGFVARTRDVRPHRYHALLSREEHTAELMHEVLDKASDRDAALARFVSTATVGEADTLRRLLDELARR, from the coding sequence ATGGCGAGTCTTGGCGAGTTGGAGCGCTCCGTGATGGAGGTGCTCTGGACGACCGACGGCGCGCTCACCGCGAACGAGCTGCGCGACGCGCTCGCCGTGCGCGACGAGCCGGGTCGCACGGTGGCCACCACGACCGTGCTCACGGTGCTCTCGCGCCTCGAGCGCAAGGGGTTCGTCGCCCGCACGCGCGACGTGCGACCGCACCGCTACCACGCGCTGCTCAGCCGTGAGGAGCACACCGCCGAGCTCATGCACGAGGTGCTCGACAAGGCCTCCGACCGCGACGCGGCCCTCGCCCGGTTCGTGAGCACCGCCACCGTGGGCGAGGCCGACACGCTGCGCCGCCTGCTCGACGAGCTCGCCCGCCGCTGA
- a CDS encoding M56 family metallopeptidase, translating to MLAVSAVLGILALALAWPVPVALSRADWPSRTPAAALALWQAIALAGGLSMIGCLLAYGSAPAGSLPATVVALAPHLLDGPLPAGFGVAELAALTLAGAVTLLLLLNLGLVAVRAERERRRQHQLIDLLSDPLPGEPRTRVLATPVPLAYCVPGIRTATVLTDGLIDALSPDELGAVIVHERTHLEQLHHLVRLAFRAWHSAIPWFPIANRAERSVVTLTEMLADDGARRVKGDEALRRALERVGNAGESASFPDAATGADPDAAMLAARLGRLSSAPGGSRDARGARVAALAASVLLVAVPLLGYAAILGIVP from the coding sequence ATGCTCGCCGTCTCGGCGGTGCTCGGGATCCTCGCCCTCGCACTCGCGTGGCCCGTGCCCGTGGCGCTCTCGCGCGCCGACTGGCCCTCCCGAACGCCCGCCGCGGCCCTCGCCCTCTGGCAGGCCATCGCACTCGCCGGCGGCCTCTCGATGATCGGATGCCTCCTCGCGTACGGCTCGGCGCCCGCGGGCTCGCTGCCCGCCACCGTGGTCGCGCTCGCGCCCCACCTCCTCGACGGCCCGCTCCCGGCAGGGTTCGGCGTCGCCGAGCTCGCGGCGCTCACCCTCGCGGGTGCCGTCACGCTGCTGCTCCTGCTCAACCTCGGGCTCGTCGCCGTGCGCGCCGAGCGCGAGCGCCGGAGGCAGCACCAGCTCATCGACCTGCTCAGCGACCCGCTGCCCGGCGAGCCCCGCACGCGCGTCCTCGCGACGCCGGTGCCGCTCGCCTACTGCGTGCCGGGCATCCGCACCGCGACCGTGCTCACCGACGGGCTCATCGACGCGCTCTCCCCCGACGAGCTCGGCGCCGTGATCGTGCACGAGCGCACCCATCTCGAGCAGCTGCACCACCTCGTGCGCCTCGCGTTCCGCGCCTGGCACAGCGCCATCCCGTGGTTCCCCATCGCGAACCGCGCCGAGCGCTCGGTCGTGACGCTCACCGAGATGCTCGCCGACGACGGCGCGCGTCGCGTCAAGGGCGACGAAGCGCTGCGACGCGCCCTCGAGCGCGTCGGCAACGCGGGCGAGTCCGCGTCGTTCCCGGATGCCGCGACGGGAGCCGATCCCGACGCGGCGATGCTCGCCGCCCGCCTCGGTCGGCTCAGCTCGGCGCCCGGCGGGTCCCGCGACGCGCGCGGAGCGCGCGTCGCCGCCCTCGCGGCATCCGTCCTGCTCGTCGCCGTCCCCCTGCTGGGGTATGCCGCGATCCTCGGAATCGTCCCGTAG
- a CDS encoding DedA family protein yields the protein MNELLDWILDTVQAVDPVVRTLLAGLGIMLETSVLIGLVVPGDTIVLVASTAVDGVGEYLALAFAVIVGALVGESIGFALGRWFGPHIHRSRLGRRIGDENWARAQRYLDRRGGPAVFLSRFLPVLHSLVPLTVGMSTMSYRRFMAWTVPACVIWAFAYVTVGWLAAGSYRELSRELHWAGYIFVAVIAVFLLAVWAAKKLIMRVESRHMEAPAAEGATEGSVPVGADRDDEGPDAEASDPSPRG from the coding sequence GTGAACGAGCTCCTCGACTGGATCCTCGACACGGTGCAGGCCGTGGACCCGGTCGTGCGCACGCTGCTCGCGGGGCTCGGCATCATGCTCGAGACGTCGGTGCTCATCGGCCTCGTGGTGCCGGGCGACACCATCGTGCTCGTCGCGTCGACGGCGGTAGACGGCGTCGGCGAGTACCTCGCCCTCGCGTTCGCCGTCATCGTGGGCGCGCTCGTCGGCGAGAGCATCGGGTTCGCCCTCGGCCGCTGGTTCGGGCCGCACATCCACCGCTCCCGGCTCGGACGACGGATCGGCGACGAGAACTGGGCGCGCGCGCAGCGCTACCTCGACCGCCGCGGCGGCCCGGCGGTCTTCCTCTCCCGCTTCCTTCCCGTGCTGCACTCGCTCGTGCCGCTCACGGTCGGCATGAGCACCATGAGCTACCGCCGGTTCATGGCGTGGACGGTGCCCGCGTGCGTCATCTGGGCGTTCGCGTACGTCACGGTCGGGTGGCTCGCCGCGGGCAGCTACCGCGAGCTGAGCCGGGAACTGCACTGGGCGGGCTACATCTTCGTCGCGGTCATCGCGGTGTTCCTCCTCGCGGTCTGGGCGGCGAAGAAGCTCATCATGCGCGTGGAGTCACGGCACATGGAGGCGCCCGCGGCCGAGGGCGCCACCGAAGGGTCGGTGCCCGTCGGTGCCGACCGCGACGACGAAGGGCCGGACGCCGAAGCATCCGACCCCTCGCCTCGCGGATAG
- a CDS encoding ABC transporter substrate-binding protein yields the protein MITAGKGRLVALAAVAVGATVALAGCASGDPLDGGSTGEASSETLVVGSQDYYSNEIIAEIYAQALEENGYTVDRQFRIGQREVYIPEIEGGAIDVFPEYTGNLLQYYVPDTEATTSDDVYAELETSLPEGLRVLDQSPATDQDSYNVTKTFSEENDVTSLADLKNVTTPITLGGNSELATRPYGPDGLKSVYGVEVGFTPIEDSGGPLTLKALVDDQVQMVNIYSADPNIAANDLVTLEDPEGLFLASHVVPVVSEKVTDEIADVINTVSAALTAEDLVQLNALSVNEQESAEQIASDWLSEQSLF from the coding sequence ATGATCACCGCAGGAAAAGGCCGGCTCGTTGCGCTCGCAGCGGTCGCGGTCGGGGCGACAGTGGCCCTGGCAGGGTGTGCGTCGGGCGATCCGCTCGACGGCGGATCCACGGGCGAGGCGTCGTCCGAGACGCTCGTCGTCGGCTCGCAGGACTACTACTCCAACGAGATCATCGCCGAGATCTACGCGCAGGCGCTCGAGGAGAACGGCTACACGGTCGACCGGCAGTTCCGCATCGGCCAGCGCGAGGTGTACATCCCCGAGATCGAGGGCGGCGCGATCGACGTCTTCCCCGAGTACACGGGCAACCTGCTGCAGTACTACGTGCCCGACACCGAGGCGACCACGAGCGACGACGTCTACGCCGAGCTCGAGACGTCGCTGCCCGAGGGGCTGCGCGTGCTCGACCAGTCGCCGGCGACCGACCAGGACTCGTACAACGTGACGAAGACGTTCTCGGAGGAGAACGACGTCACGAGCCTCGCCGACCTGAAGAACGTCACCACGCCGATCACCCTCGGCGGCAACTCCGAGCTGGCGACGCGTCCCTACGGACCCGACGGGCTGAAGTCGGTCTACGGCGTCGAGGTCGGCTTCACGCCGATCGAGGACAGCGGCGGCCCGCTCACGCTGAAGGCACTCGTCGACGATCAGGTGCAGATGGTGAACATCTACAGCGCCGACCCGAACATCGCGGCGAACGACCTCGTGACGCTCGAGGACCCCGAGGGGCTCTTCCTCGCGTCGCACGTCGTGCCCGTCGTGAGCGAGAAGGTCACCGACGAGATCGCCGACGTCATCAACACGGTGAGCGCGGCGCTGACCGCCGAGGACCTCGTGCAGCTCAATGCGTTGAGCGTCAACGAGCAGGAGTCGGCCGAACAGATCGCGAGCGACTGGCTCTCGGAGCAGTCGCTGTTCTAG